The following are encoded together in the Kineosporiaceae bacterium genome:
- a CDS encoding MoxR family ATPase, with the protein MSNPLVDAGLGGASTAAGLPSSPAELAAALDGTGYLADDGLATVAWLAMTLRRPLLLEGEPGTGKTALAEALAQALGAELIRLQCYEGIDASQALYDWDFPRQVLHLRAVEATKADGVALDVDAVEHSLFAERFLLARPILRALRSPNAVLLVDEIDRADDEFEAFLLEVLSTHAVTIPELGTIAAVNPPLVVLTSNRTREVHDALKRRCLYHWVEHPGLTREIEIIRRRLPQVPETLARQVAVVVQRLRDGASGPAEADLLKPPGVAESLDWARCLIELGRRELDLETTAATLGAICKYREDAERVRNRLDRLLAG; encoded by the coding sequence TACCGGCTACCTGGCCGATGACGGGCTCGCCACGGTGGCCTGGCTGGCGATGACGCTGCGCCGTCCGCTGTTGCTCGAGGGCGAGCCCGGCACCGGCAAGACCGCCCTGGCCGAGGCGCTGGCCCAGGCGCTGGGCGCCGAGCTGATCCGGCTGCAGTGCTACGAGGGCATCGACGCGAGCCAGGCGCTGTACGACTGGGACTTCCCCCGGCAGGTGCTGCACCTGCGGGCGGTCGAGGCCACCAAGGCCGACGGTGTGGCGCTGGACGTCGATGCCGTGGAGCACTCGCTGTTCGCCGAACGGTTCCTGCTCGCACGGCCGATCCTGCGGGCGTTGCGCAGCCCGAACGCAGTCCTGCTGGTCGACGAGATCGATCGGGCGGACGACGAGTTCGAGGCGTTCCTGCTGGAGGTGCTCTCGACCCACGCCGTGACGATCCCCGAGCTGGGCACCATCGCCGCGGTCAATCCGCCGCTGGTGGTGCTGACCTCCAACCGCACCCGCGAGGTGCACGATGCCCTCAAGCGCCGCTGTCTGTACCACTGGGTCGAGCACCCCGGCCTGACCCGCGAGATCGAGATCATCCGACGCCGGTTGCCGCAGGTGCCCGAGACGCTGGCGCGCCAGGTGGCGGTCGTCGTCCAGCGCCTGCGAGACGGTGCGTCCGGGCCGGCCGAGGCCGACCTGCTCAAGCCGCCCGGTGTCGCCGAGAGCCTGGACTGGGCCCGCTGCCTGATCGAACTCGGCCGCCGCGAACTCGACCTCGAGACCACCGCCGCCACCCTGGGTGCGATCTGCAAGTACCGCGAGGACGCCGAACGCGTCCGCAACCGTCTCGATCGCCTCCTGGCCGGCTGA
- a CDS encoding sulfite exporter TauE/SafE family protein, whose protein sequence is MPDPLRLLALFATGTAAGVVGSVVSLASLVSYPALLALGMSPLTANVTNTAALTFAGIGSVLRSRGELVGLGATTVKLAPMSAVGGVLGAAILLTASERSFELVVPVLVGAASLAIVVQPKLLAYQWFQPRGLTPATMLGVLAVATYTGYFGAAGGVLLMVALGWVLDVSVVRRNAVKNALAAVANGVAAIAVLIFGPVEFGAVPPLAVGFLVGGLIGPSVSRRLGDDRLRWSIFGSGLVVAAVLAWRTYR, encoded by the coding sequence GTGCCCGATCCGCTGCGTCTGCTCGCCCTGTTCGCCACCGGAACCGCGGCGGGGGTGGTGGGCAGCGTGGTGTCGCTGGCCTCGTTGGTGTCCTACCCCGCGCTGCTGGCGCTCGGCATGTCCCCGTTGACGGCCAATGTCACCAACACCGCTGCTCTCACCTTCGCCGGCATCGGGTCGGTGCTGCGCTCGCGCGGAGAGTTGGTGGGCCTGGGGGCCACCACGGTGAAGTTGGCACCGATGAGCGCCGTCGGAGGTGTGCTCGGTGCGGCGATCCTGCTGACGGCGTCCGAGCGGTCGTTCGAACTCGTCGTGCCGGTGCTGGTGGGGGCCGCGTCGCTGGCCATCGTCGTCCAGCCGAAACTGCTTGCCTATCAATGGTTTCAACCGCGCGGGCTGACCCCGGCGACGATGCTCGGCGTGCTGGCTGTGGCGACCTACACCGGCTACTTCGGTGCCGCGGGCGGGGTGCTGCTGATGGTCGCCCTGGGGTGGGTGCTGGACGTCTCGGTGGTGCGGCGCAATGCGGTCAAGAACGCCCTGGCCGCGGTCGCCAACGGTGTGGCGGCGATCGCCGTCCTGATCTTCGGTCCGGTCGAGTTCGGCGCCGTCCCACCTCTGGCGGTCGGCTTCCTGGTGGGCGGCCTGATCGGTCCGAGCGTCTCGCGACGCCTGGGTGACGACCGGCTGCGCTGGTCGATCTTCGGCAGCGGTCTCGTGGTCGCGGCGGTGCTCGCCTGGCGCACCTACCGCTGA
- a CDS encoding DinB family protein, whose product MEHAADDIPPDTKDWTWVLDQPCPECGFLADSYLIADLAPATRRTVAAWQEVFARPDLRQRPQPQVWSPLEYACHIRDVYGLFAERITLMLDQDNPQFANWDQDATAVAERYGEQEPTRVFEQLTDAGYALADLVDAVPRRRPNAWLRPGRRSNGSTFTVESITRYMLHDVVHHLHDVGRPLD is encoded by the coding sequence ATGGAGCACGCCGCGGACGACATCCCACCCGACACCAAGGACTGGACCTGGGTCCTCGACCAGCCCTGCCCGGAGTGCGGTTTCCTGGCCGACTCCTACCTGATCGCCGATCTGGCCCCGGCCACGCGTCGCACGGTGGCCGCCTGGCAGGAGGTGTTCGCCCGCCCCGATCTGCGGCAGCGTCCGCAGCCCCAGGTCTGGTCGCCGCTGGAGTACGCCTGCCACATCCGCGACGTCTACGGCCTGTTCGCCGAGCGCATCACGCTCATGCTCGATCAGGACAATCCGCAGTTCGCCAACTGGGACCAGGACGCGACCGCCGTCGCCGAGCGCTACGGCGAGCAGGAACCGACCCGGGTCTTCGAGCAGTTGACGGACGCCGGGTATGCCCTGGCCGACCTGGTGGACGCCGTACCGCGGCGCCGTCCGAACGCCTGGCTGCGCCCCGGACGCCGCTCCAACGGCTCGACCTTCACCGTCGAGTCGATCACCCGGTACATGCTCCACGACGTGGTTCACCACTTGCACGACGTGGGCCGCCCGCTCGACTGA
- a CDS encoding PIN domain-containing protein: MIIVDVNVLVTAHRVDLPDHAAVHAWLTAAVTGVRTVAIPDLCLTGLVRLVTNHRIFPQPTAVEQALGFCEAVLAAPATQRLGGGSGTWDAFAALVRRHGMRANDIPDTYLAALALEHRAVLATSDRGFARFADLKVLDPATAGVG, encoded by the coding sequence ATGATCATCGTCGACGTGAACGTCCTGGTCACGGCGCACCGGGTCGATCTGCCCGATCACGCAGCGGTGCACGCCTGGCTGACCGCGGCGGTCACCGGCGTCCGGACCGTCGCCATCCCGGACCTCTGCCTGACCGGCCTGGTCCGCCTGGTGACCAACCACAGGATCTTCCCCCAGCCCACCGCGGTCGAGCAGGCGCTCGGATTCTGTGAGGCCGTGCTGGCCGCGCCCGCGACCCAACGTCTCGGCGGTGGCTCCGGCACCTGGGACGCCTTCGCCGCCCTGGTGCGGCGTCACGGCATGCGCGCCAACGACATTCCCGACACCTACCTGGCGGCGTTGGCCCTGGAGCATCGCGCCGTGCTGGCCACCTCGGATCGAGGCTTCGCCCGCTTCGCCGACCTGAAGGTGCTCGACCCGGCGACGGCCGGGGTCGGGTGA
- a CDS encoding type II toxin-antitoxin system VapB family antitoxin has protein sequence MRTTVAIEDGLLDQVKLIAAQRRGTVSSVVEEALRELLARHQAQQVRADVVLPVSGSGGLAPGVDLHDREHVADLLGENRLR, from the coding sequence ATGAGGACAACGGTCGCGATCGAGGACGGTCTGCTGGACCAGGTCAAGCTGATCGCTGCTCAACGTCGCGGCACCGTCAGCTCGGTGGTCGAGGAGGCGCTCCGCGAGCTGCTGGCGCGCCATCAGGCGCAGCAGGTGCGGGCCGACGTCGTCCTGCCCGTGTCCGGGTCCGGCGGGCTGGCACCCGGAGTGGATCTCCACGACCGGGAGCACGTGGCCGACCTGCTGGGCGAGAACCGACTTCGATGA
- a CDS encoding VWA domain-containing protein translates to MSSPTAADELLGAFARAARAAGLPVTPDRTRAFLTAAAAVGVMNRDGVYWAGRSTLTAEPDHLELYDRVFEAWFDGEAPRLTGQRRAVPPKPLAGLTDTASGDGTTERDPAEVEVVRARASDLDLLRHRDVADLTPGEKAMLAQLFAVLRPSAPPRRAVRRRPFHRGEVDLRRTLRAELRRGGEAGPILMRRKASRPRRVVLLIDISGSMDAYADALLRLAHVWLRAVPRQVEVFTIGTRLTRVTRSLRARDAEHALKAAGEEVPDWSGGTRLGEVLQSFLDRWGQRGMARGAVVVIFSDGWERGDVGLLAEQTARLRRLAHRVVWVNPHRGKAGYRPVQGGIVAALPNIDDLLAGHSLATFAELVEVVRRA, encoded by the coding sequence GTGAGTTCCCCGACCGCTGCCGACGAGCTCCTGGGCGCCTTCGCCCGGGCCGCTCGCGCTGCCGGTCTGCCGGTCACCCCCGACCGCACCCGGGCCTTCCTCACCGCGGCCGCGGCCGTCGGTGTGATGAACCGGGACGGCGTCTACTGGGCCGGACGCTCCACCTTGACCGCCGAGCCGGATCACCTCGAGCTGTACGACCGGGTGTTCGAGGCCTGGTTCGACGGTGAGGCACCGCGGCTGACCGGGCAGCGGCGCGCCGTGCCGCCGAAACCGCTCGCCGGCCTGACCGACACCGCATCCGGCGACGGCACCACCGAGCGAGACCCGGCCGAGGTCGAGGTGGTGCGGGCCAGGGCCAGCGATCTCGACCTGCTGCGCCACCGAGACGTCGCCGACCTCACCCCGGGCGAGAAGGCGATGCTCGCCCAGCTCTTCGCCGTGCTCCGCCCGAGTGCGCCACCGCGCCGTGCCGTGCGCCGCCGCCCGTTCCATCGGGGCGAGGTCGACCTGCGCCGCACCCTGCGTGCCGAGCTGCGCCGCGGCGGCGAGGCGGGACCGATCCTGATGCGCCGCAAGGCGTCTCGGCCGCGTCGCGTCGTCCTGCTGATTGACATCTCGGGGTCGATGGACGCCTATGCCGATGCGCTGCTGCGCCTGGCGCACGTCTGGCTGCGCGCCGTCCCGCGGCAGGTCGAGGTGTTCACGATCGGTACCCGGCTGACGCGCGTGACCCGCTCGCTACGGGCGCGGGACGCCGAGCACGCGTTGAAGGCGGCCGGCGAGGAGGTGCCGGACTGGTCCGGTGGTACCCGGCTCGGCGAGGTACTGCAGAGCTTCCTCGACCGCTGGGGGCAACGGGGGATGGCCCGCGGTGCCGTGGTCGTGATCTTCTCCGATGGTTGGGAGCGGGGCGACGTCGGCCTGCTCGCCGAGCAGACCGCCCGGCTGCGCCGATTGGCTCACCGGGTGGTCTGGGTGAACCCACATCGGGGCAAGGCGGGATACCGTCCGGTGCAGGGCGGCATCGTCGCCGCCCTGCCGAACATCGACGATCTGCTGGCGGGTCACTCGCTGGCGACGTTCGCCGAACTGGTGGAGGTCGTGCGCCGTGCGTGA
- a CDS encoding XdhC family protein: MREVLPELLAWWQQGRPVGMATVVATWRSAPRPAGASMLLGPDGEAVGSVSGGCVEGAVYELSQEVVETTTPVLQRYGVSDDDAFAVGLTCGGILDVFVERVDPQSFPELGDVAGDIDAGRPVAVCTVIEHPDAAMLGRRLIVRPETGDAAPLGSLGSERMDAAVTDDARGLLAAGRSETLTYGPDGERRGEGMRVFVAAHAPKPRMLVFGAIDFAAAVARIGVFLGYRVTVCDARPVFATRSRFAQADEVVVDWPHRYLAAQAEAGAVDARTVLAVLTHDPKFDVPLLQVALRLPEVAYIGAMGSRRTHDDRLARLREAGLTEDELARLSSPIGLDLGARTPEETAISIAAEIIALRWGGDGGRLGERQGPIHHTAPR; encoded by the coding sequence GTGCGTGAGGTGCTGCCGGAACTGCTCGCCTGGTGGCAGCAAGGTCGCCCGGTCGGGATGGCCACCGTGGTCGCCACCTGGCGCTCGGCGCCGCGGCCGGCCGGGGCCTCGATGCTGCTCGGGCCGGACGGTGAGGCCGTGGGTAGCGTGTCCGGCGGCTGTGTCGAGGGTGCGGTCTACGAGCTCTCGCAGGAGGTCGTCGAGACCACCACCCCGGTGCTCCAGCGCTACGGGGTCAGCGACGACGATGCCTTCGCGGTTGGCCTGACCTGTGGTGGGATCCTCGATGTCTTCGTGGAACGCGTTGATCCGCAGTCGTTCCCGGAGCTCGGTGACGTGGCGGGTGACATCGACGCCGGCCGCCCGGTCGCGGTGTGCACGGTCATCGAGCACCCGGATGCCGCGATGCTGGGTCGCCGATTGATCGTGCGTCCCGAGACCGGTGACGCGGCGCCGCTCGGTTCGCTGGGCAGTGAACGCATGGACGCCGCGGTCACGGACGACGCCCGGGGCCTGCTGGCCGCCGGCCGCTCCGAGACGCTGACCTACGGCCCGGACGGCGAACGCCGCGGCGAGGGCATGCGGGTGTTCGTCGCCGCTCACGCCCCCAAACCCCGGATGCTGGTCTTCGGCGCGATCGACTTCGCCGCCGCGGTCGCCCGGATCGGGGTCTTCCTCGGGTACCGGGTCACGGTGTGCGATGCCCGACCCGTCTTCGCCACCCGCAGCCGCTTCGCCCAGGCCGACGAGGTGGTGGTCGACTGGCCGCACCGCTACCTGGCCGCCCAGGCCGAGGCCGGCGCCGTCGATGCGCGCACCGTGCTCGCCGTGCTGACCCACGACCCGAAGTTCGACGTGCCGCTGCTGCAGGTCGCCCTGCGACTGCCGGAGGTCGCCTACATCGGAGCCATGGGCTCACGGCGCACCCACGACGACCGGCTGGCCCGGCTGCGAGAGGCCGGCCTGACCGAGGACGAACTGGCCCGACTCAGCTCACCGATCGGGCTCGACCTCGGTGCGCGAACCCCCGAGGAGACCGCGATCAGCATCGCCGCCGAGATCATCGCCCTGCGCTGGGGCGGGGACGGCGGCCGGCTGGGCGAGAGGCAAGGCCCGATCCACCACACCGCCCCCCGCTGA
- a CDS encoding (2Fe-2S)-binding protein — MGTKKITVTVDGVQYQDDVEPRTLLVHYLREQLGKTGTVVGCDTSNCGACTVHLNGRSVKSCSVLAVQADGGEVTTIEGLSDGESLHPVQQAFHECHALQCGYCTPGMIMQAVDLLNTNPNPSEAEIREGIEGNLCRCTGYQNIVRAIEQAAGAAAAGGVR, encoded by the coding sequence ATGGGCACCAAGAAGATCACCGTCACCGTCGACGGTGTGCAATACCAGGACGACGTGGAGCCGCGCACGCTGCTCGTGCACTACCTGCGCGAACAACTCGGCAAGACCGGAACGGTCGTCGGCTGCGACACGAGCAACTGCGGTGCCTGCACGGTGCATCTGAACGGACGCAGCGTGAAGTCGTGCTCGGTGCTCGCGGTGCAGGCCGACGGCGGTGAGGTCACCACGATCGAGGGGCTGTCGGACGGTGAGTCGCTGCACCCGGTGCAGCAGGCCTTCCACGAGTGCCACGCGTTGCAGTGTGGCTACTGCACGCCGGGCATGATCATGCAGGCGGTCGACCTGCTGAACACCAACCCGAACCCGAGCGAGGCCGAGATCCGTGAGGGCATCGAGGGCAACCTCTGCCGCTGCACGGGCTACCAGAACATCGTCCGGGCCATCGAACAGGCGGCAGGCGCAGCTGCTGCGGGAGGTGTGCGATGA
- a CDS encoding xanthine dehydrogenase family protein molybdopterin-binding subunit, which yields MTADSTVDETDVAAGREFGRARKRKEDARLITGRTRWTDNITLPGMLHLAMVRSPVAHGRITSIDTSGAKAMPNVVGVWSGPELKGSEVGLPCAWPITPDQKAPTHPSVAQDAVNFAGEIVAVIAARSATAARDAAEHVIVDYDDLPVVLDLEAAVADGAELAHPDLGTNVSAVWTLDSATGGTGEDVDAVIEAARTAPDGVVIERTFQQQRLIPAFMEPRSVVVDPTGEQFQVWTATQVPHFVRVFMALVTGTPEHKIRVVAPDVGGGFGGKLQFTPEECITFLVARQLRKPVKYTETRSESLQSAHHGRRQVQRLTLAGRADGTMTGLKVDLLTDMGAYLGLVTPGVPVLGAWMFNSIYKFAGYRFTTTNVFTNTTWTDAYRGAGRPEATCAIERLVDTFANQVGMDPLVVREKNWITAEEFPFTTVAGMTYDSGNYEAATAKATALFDYEGLRREQAERRARGDAVQLGIGISTFTEMCGLAPSRILGALSYVGGGWETASVRMLPTGKVEVVTGTSPHGQGHETAWSQIVADRLGIPFEDVEVLHGDTQVSVRGLDTYGSRSLPVGGVAVAMAADKVIEKAKVIAAHQLEASVDDLEFANGQYTVRGTDKGMALTAVAFASFDAHNLPDGVEPGIDCEATYDPIDFSFPHGTHLCAVEVDTETGRASIYKYVCVDDIGKVLNPLIVEGQVHGGLAQGIAQALYEDARHDEYGTLMTATFVDYTVPSAADLPSFTTDRTESPSTTNILGVKGVGEAGAIASTPAVLNAVVDALRPYGVDDVDMPATPMKLWRAIQAGRQAGSSNGGVA from the coding sequence ATGACCGCTGACAGCACAGTCGACGAGACCGACGTGGCCGCAGGGCGCGAGTTCGGCCGGGCCCGCAAGCGCAAGGAGGACGCCCGACTCATCACCGGGCGCACCCGCTGGACCGACAACATCACCCTGCCCGGCATGCTGCACCTGGCCATGGTGCGCAGCCCGGTTGCGCACGGCCGGATCACCTCGATCGACACCAGCGGCGCCAAGGCCATGCCGAACGTCGTCGGGGTCTGGAGCGGTCCGGAGCTGAAGGGCTCGGAGGTCGGGCTGCCCTGCGCCTGGCCGATCACGCCCGACCAGAAGGCACCGACCCACCCATCTGTCGCCCAGGACGCGGTCAACTTCGCCGGTGAGATCGTCGCGGTGATCGCGGCCCGCTCGGCCACCGCGGCCCGGGACGCCGCCGAGCACGTGATCGTCGACTACGACGACCTGCCCGTCGTCCTCGACCTCGAGGCGGCCGTCGCCGACGGCGCCGAGCTCGCCCACCCCGACCTCGGCACCAACGTCAGCGCAGTGTGGACCCTGGACTCGGCCACCGGCGGTACCGGCGAGGACGTCGACGCCGTCATCGAGGCCGCGCGCACCGCCCCCGACGGGGTGGTGATCGAGCGGACCTTCCAGCAGCAGCGCCTGATCCCGGCGTTCATGGAGCCGCGCTCGGTCGTGGTCGATCCGACCGGAGAACAGTTCCAGGTGTGGACCGCCACCCAGGTGCCGCACTTCGTCCGGGTGTTCATGGCGCTGGTCACCGGCACCCCCGAACACAAGATCCGCGTGGTCGCGCCGGACGTCGGCGGCGGCTTCGGCGGCAAGCTGCAGTTCACGCCCGAGGAGTGCATCACCTTCCTGGTGGCCCGTCAGCTGCGCAAGCCGGTCAAGTACACCGAGACCCGCTCGGAGTCGCTGCAGTCGGCCCACCACGGCCGCCGTCAGGTGCAGCGGCTGACCCTGGCCGGTCGCGCCGACGGCACCATGACCGGGCTCAAGGTCGACCTGCTCACCGACATGGGCGCCTACCTCGGCCTGGTCACCCCGGGTGTGCCGGTGCTCGGCGCCTGGATGTTCAACTCGATCTACAAGTTCGCGGGATACCGGTTCACCACGACGAACGTGTTCACCAACACCACCTGGACCGACGCCTACCGCGGCGCCGGCCGCCCCGAGGCCACCTGCGCCATCGAGCGGTTGGTCGACACCTTCGCGAACCAGGTGGGCATGGACCCGCTGGTCGTGCGCGAGAAGAACTGGATCACGGCCGAGGAGTTCCCGTTCACCACGGTGGCGGGCATGACCTACGACTCGGGCAACTACGAGGCCGCCACCGCCAAGGCCACGGCCCTGTTCGACTACGAGGGGCTGCGCCGCGAGCAGGCCGAACGGCGTGCCCGCGGGGACGCCGTCCAGCTGGGCATCGGGATCTCGACCTTCACCGAGATGTGCGGCCTGGCGCCGTCCCGGATCCTCGGGGCGCTGTCGTACGTGGGCGGTGGCTGGGAGACCGCGTCGGTGCGCATGTTGCCCACCGGCAAGGTCGAGGTGGTCACCGGCACCAGCCCGCACGGGCAGGGGCACGAGACGGCGTGGAGCCAGATCGTCGCGGACCGGCTCGGCATCCCGTTCGAGGACGTCGAGGTGCTGCACGGTGACACCCAGGTCTCGGTGCGCGGTCTGGACACCTACGGCTCGCGATCGCTGCCGGTGGGTGGTGTCGCCGTGGCGATGGCCGCGGACAAGGTGATCGAGAAGGCCAAGGTCATTGCGGCGCATCAGCTCGAGGCCAGCGTCGACGACCTCGAGTTCGCGAACGGGCAGTACACCGTGCGCGGCACCGACAAGGGCATGGCCCTGACCGCGGTGGCGTTCGCGTCCTTCGACGCGCACAACCTGCCGGACGGCGTCGAGCCGGGGATCGACTGTGAGGCCACCTACGACCCGATCGACTTCTCCTTCCCGCACGGGACCCACCTGTGCGCGGTGGAGGTCGATACCGAGACCGGTCGGGCCTCGATCTACAAGTACGTCTGCGTCGACGACATCGGCAAGGTGCTCAACCCGCTGATCGTCGAGGGGCAGGTGCACGGCGGCCTGGCCCAGGGCATCGCGCAGGCGCTCTACGAGGACGCTCGGCACGATGAGTACGGCACGCTGATGACGGCCACCTTCGTGGACTACACCGTGCCCTCGGCGGCCGACCTGCCCTCGTTCACCACCGACCGCACCGAGTC